GTAGTAGAGCTTGGCCCGACGAACGTCGCCACGCGATACCACCGCGATGTGGTCGATATTCGGGCTGTGCACCGGGAAGGTCCGCTCGACACCGACCCCGAACGACACCTTGCGCACGGTGAACGTCTCCCGGATCCCGCCACCCTGGCGGCGGATCACCACACCTTTGAACACCTGGATACGCTCCTTGGCGCCCTCGATGACCTTCACGTGCACATCGACGGTATCGCCGGGGCGGAAATCGGGAACGTCGTCGCGCAGCGACTTCTCGTCCAGGAAGTCCAGGGTGTTCATCGTAGGTGCCGTCCTCTGTGTTGTGGCGCGAGCAGAGGACCCTGGCGAGCGCGTAGCTCGAAACCGGTTCATGCTCCGATGTGGGGTGCGAGTCGCACAAGGCAACCCGAACAGTCTGCCAGACCAGGCGAGGACCACCCTAATCGACCGGTCCGGACTCACCGGCAGGTGGGGGCGGTGCCGCACGCACCGTTCGAGCGAGCTCCTGCTCGGCGGCCTCCCGCACATGGTCGAGATCCGGCCGGCCGGCGATCAGGTCCTGCACCCAGATCTTCGCCTGGATCAGCGGCCGACGCAGGTTCTTCTCCCGTGCCAGGGCGCGCCGCATCCGAGCCGGCCGGGTGGTATATCGCCAGCGAGCCCACGGAGCGCCCGGTCGGCTGATCCGGACCGCACCCACCACCAGCAGTGGAAGGAAGAACATTCCGGCCAGACCGGTCCAGATCTTGCCCTTGGCCAGGACCAGCCCGGCCAGGACCAGGTGGGTCAGCGACCAGATCACCACGACCCCACGCGACCACAGGTCGTCGGCCCGGAACCCGGCGACGTCCAGCAGCGCCAACGGGTGCAGCCCGATCAGCAACAGACCGGTGACCGCGATCGCGACGAACACCGCATCCACCGAGGCACGACCCTGCACCGACCAGTAGACATCGCGCAGATAGAAGATCAGCGCGAACTCGTCCAGCACCAAACCCGCACCGATGCCGAAACCACCGGCCAACGCCGCGCCGGTGGTGGTCGAACCGCTCTCGAAAACGGCGATCAACGCGACACCGCAGACCAGCATCGTCACGATGCCGACGACCGCGTGATGCACGTGGTGCCCGCCCAACTCGAGGTTTCCCGGCCACCAGCGCACCTTCGCCCGAATCAGCCGGACGCTGATCCGGATGAACACGAACGCGACGATGAAGCCGATCAGGAAGCAGAGCAGCGGCAGCCGGCCGTGCGAGATCACCGCCTCCGTCAGCCATTGCCGCACCGCGCCGACTCCTACCGGCCGTCGAAACCGGCTCGGCGCAGCGCGTCCGCCATGGCCCCACTGGGCGCCGGCCGCTCCCGCGCCGGCCGTCCGGCTCCCTTGCGATCCTGTCCTTTGCGGTCCTGAGCTTTACGATTCCGGCCCTGCCCACCCGCCGCCGGCCCGGCCGGTTCGGGCTTGCCGCCACCCGGGGTCCGTTTGCCGCCGACCTCGTCGTCGAGCCGCATGCTGAGCCCGATCCGCTGCCGTTCGGTGTCGACCTCGAGCACCTTCACCCGCACCACATCGCCGGAGCGGACCACCTCGTGCGGATCTCGGACGAAGCTGCGTGACATCGCCGAGACGTGCACCAAACCGTCCTGGTGCACGCCGACGTCGACGAACGCGCCGAACGCGGCCACGTTCGTGACCACACCTTCCAGCACCATGCCGGGACGCAGGTCGGCAACCTTCTCGATGCCCGGGGCGAACGTCGCGGTGGTGAACTCCGGGCGGGGATCGCGGCCGGGCTTGTCCAGCTCGGCAAGGATGTCGGCGACGGTCGGCACGCCGAAGCGCTCGTCGGTGAATCGATCCGGCGCGAGCCCCCGCAACACCCGGCTGTTGCCGACCAACTCGTCGACCCCACCGCCGGTGGCGGCCAAGATCCGCCGGACCACGGGGTAGGCCTCCGGATGCACCGCGGACCCGTCGAGCGGATCGTCACCACCGCGAATCCGGAGGAACCCGGCACACTGCTCGAACGCCTTCGGGCCGAGTCGCGGAACACCGGTCAGCTGGTCGCGGTTGCGGAACGGGCCGTTGGCATCCCGGTGCGCGACGATCGCGTCGGCCAGCGTCGCGGTGATCCCGGACACCCGGGCAAGCAACGGCGCAGAGGCTGTGTTCACATCCACCCCGACCGCATTCACCGCGTCCTCGACCACCCCGCCGAGGGAGCGGGCCAACAACGTTTCCGACACGTCGTGCTGGTACTGGCCGACCCCGATCGACTTCGGGTCGATCTTCACCAGTTCCGCCAGAGGGTCCTGCAACCGCCGGGCGATCGATACCGCCCCGCGCAGCGACACGTCGAGCTCCGGCAACTCCCGGGAGGCGTACGCCGACGCCGAATACACCGAGGCACCCGCCTCCGACACCGTCACCTTGGTCGGCGCCCGCTCCGGGATGTGGGCGATCAATTCCGCGGCGAGCGCGTCGGTCTCCCGGGACGCCGTGCCGTTGCCGATCGCGATCAACTCGACGCCGAATCGGGCCACCAACGCCCCGAGCACGGCCAGTGCACGATCGCGCTGGTGCAGATAAACCACCTCTGTGCCGAGCACCTTGCCGGTCCCGTCGACGACCGCGACCTTGACTCCGGTGCGGTAGCCCGGATCCAGGCCCATCGTCGGGCGCATGCCCGCCGGCGCAGCGAGCAACAGATCCCGCAAGTTGGCCGCGAAGACATCGACCGCGTCGGCCTCCGCCGAGCGGCGTAACCGCATCCGGACGTCGAT
Above is a genomic segment from Skermania piniformis containing:
- the rplS gene encoding 50S ribosomal protein L19, with translation MNTLDFLDEKSLRDDVPDFRPGDTVDVHVKVIEGAKERIQVFKGVVIRRQGGGIRETFTVRKVSFGVGVERTFPVHSPNIDHIAVVSRGDVRRAKLYYLRDLRGKAAKIKEKR
- a CDS encoding Tex family protein — protein: MTVHIPPVSDRIATELDVSPKQVAAALALLDGGATVPFVARYRKEATGGLDDAQLRTLHERSGYLRELDERRTAVLDSITEQGKLTDALRDRIMAADTKARLEDIYLPYKPKRRTKAQLAREAGHEPVADALLADPTTDPAGYTTEQLDGARAILVERFAEDADLVGELRETMWQTGRLVAAVRDGKQESGAKFADYFDFTEPFTALPSHRILALLRGEKEEVLSLQLEPDPEGTGGYDQRIAQRFGIADAGRPADRWLLDTARWAWRTKLAVSLGIDVRMRLRRSAEADAVDVFAANLRDLLLAAPAGMRPTMGLDPGYRTGVKVAVVDGTGKVLGTEVVYLHQRDRALAVLGALVARFGVELIAIGNGTASRETDALAAELIAHIPERAPTKVTVSEAGASVYSASAYASRELPELDVSLRGAVSIARRLQDPLAELVKIDPKSIGVGQYQHDVSETLLARSLGGVVEDAVNAVGVDVNTASAPLLARVSGITATLADAIVAHRDANGPFRNRDQLTGVPRLGPKAFEQCAGFLRIRGGDDPLDGSAVHPEAYPVVRRILAATGGGVDELVGNSRVLRGLAPDRFTDERFGVPTVADILAELDKPGRDPRPEFTTATFAPGIEKVADLRPGMVLEGVVTNVAAFGAFVDVGVHQDGLVHVSAMSRSFVRDPHEVVRSGDVVRVKVLEVDTERQRIGLSMRLDDEVGGKRTPGGGKPEPAGPAAGGQGRNRKAQDRKGQDRKGAGRPARERPAPSGAMADALRRAGFDGR